The Stigmatella aurantiaca DW4/3-1 genome contains the following window.
TCCAGGATGAGGATCTTGTTGCCCTGGATGCGGGCCAGCGGGCAGCCGTTCTTGCCAGAGGGCCCCGCGGGAACGTCCGGACACCTGTCGTCCTCGTTCGCGACGCCGTCCTGGTCGTTGTCCCGGATGGGGCAGCCCGAACGTGCGGCGGTGCCCACTTCGGACGGGCAGGCGTCGATGTCGTCGGTGACGCCATCGCCATCGGAGTCCCGCAGGGGACACCCCTTGCGCGACTCGGGGCCGGACTCGTCTGGGCAGGAGTCGACGTCATCGTTGACGCCGTCCCCATCGCTGTCCCTGGGAGGCTCCTTGAAGCGCTCGATGGCCGCGTACTCGGACATGACGGCGGGGACCCAGATGACGGACGTGAAGAAGCTGAGCTGCGGGGACTGAAGCGAGCACCCGCACCCGAGGCCTCCGCCCACGGTGAAGGTGAGGCCGAGGCTGCTGTACCAGCGCAAGCCCAGGAGCAGCTCCGCGGGAATCTGCCGGGCTTGTCCTGGCAGCTTGGTCAACCCCACGGCGCCGTGGACCGCGCCCACGGCGGTCACGCCCACGGTTCGGAGCAGGGGCATCTCGGCGGCGAGGCCGAAGGGGGCCATGTCGCCAATCTTCACGCCGTTGAAGACGCGGTCCGGCCGGGCCCACAGGCCGGCATTGGCCGAGATGAGCAGGCCCATGCCGAAGCGGTAGTCCACGATGAGCCCGGGGGTGTAGGTGAGGGCGCCATCGCTGGCGAAGGCCTCCTGGTTGCCGGTGGGCAGCCCGAGGTTGAAGGTGAGGGCGGCGCCCCAGCCCGAGTCCTCGGCGCGGCGCCGGAAGCCTGGCAGCGCGACCTTGCTGGTGAGGCGCAGGTCGCCCAGCACGTAGCCCTCGACGAGCCCCTCGGTGCCAATGGCCTCCAGGTTGTCACCGCCCTGGAAGAGGATGAGGGGCATGTCCACGCCCAGCTCGACCCAGTCGAACAGGCCGACGTTGGCCATGGCATCCAGCTGGAGCCGGTTGCCCACGAGGCTGAGGGCTTTTTTGGACGAGTCCCCGTTCCGGGTCACCAGCACGAGCGGGTTGATGGAGAAGCTGAAGTAGAGGCCTCCCGACGCGGAGAGGTGGGACAGGGGCCTGGACTGGCTCACCGCCACGATGTCCTGTGGGGCGCCGGAGGGCCGGAAGAGCTGGGCGTCGAAGCGAGCGTCCTGTGCGGTGGCGGCGGAGACCGCGGCGAGGCACAGGGCCAGGGCGAGGGCCGTCGGAAGCGAGCGAGTCATACGCGGCGTTGGGAGTAGAGGAACAGGAGGCCTACCAGGAGCATGGCCAGGAAGGCGCCGCCGCCGGTGGAGGGGAGATCGGCCGTCGTCGTCTCACAGCAGAAGGAGCCACCCTGGGGCTCGGTGCCGGGCATGCGGCGGCCCCGTTCGCACAGCTGGGTGGCGGCCGAGCAGTGCTGAACCCCCAGACAGTCGCCGCTCTCCGCGCAGGAGCTGTTGCAGGTGCCCTGCTTCACATCGCACGAGCCGCCGCAGGGGCAGTGCGCATCGGCGAAGCACTGGACACAGGCGGAGCCATTGCAGACGGTGCCTTCGGCGCAGCTCACCTCACAGCCGTTGGTGGGCAGACAGGTGTGGGTGGAGGTGTCACACTGACCACTGCCACAGTCGGCGTCGTTCCGGCAAGCGACACAGGAGCTGCCGGCGGGGGTGCCATCGGAGAGGCAGAAGGGGGCGTCGCCGGGGCAGGCGCTGCAGCGTGGGCCGCAGTGCCGGTCGGTGATGCAGGAGGCACACTCGCCGCTGATGCAGAACTGGCCGCTGCCACACTCGAGGTCATTTCGGCACTGCACACAGACCTGTCCATCGAGGCAGAGGGGCCGGTCGGTGGGGCACTTCACACAGTCCTGGCCACAGCGGTCCGAGGTGTTGCAGGGGGCGATGGCGTCCACACAGCGGCCGTTGGCGGTGTCGCACGTTTTGCCGTCCGCGCA
Protein-coding sequences here:
- a CDS encoding OmpA family protein, with amino-acid sequence MTRSLPTALALALCLAAVSAATAQDARFDAQLFRPSGAPQDIVAVSQSRPLSHLSASGGLYFSFSINPLVLVTRNGDSSKKALSLVGNRLQLDAMANVGLFDWVELGVDMPLILFQGGDNLEAIGTEGLVEGYVLGDLRLTSKVALPGFRRRAEDSGWGAALTFNLGLPTGNQEAFASDGALTYTPGLIVDYRFGMGLLISANAGLWARPDRVFNGVKIGDMAPFGLAAEMPLLRTVGVTAVGAVHGAVGLTKLPGQARQIPAELLLGLRWYSSLGLTFTVGGGLGCGCSLQSPQLSFFTSVIWVPAVMSEYAAIERFKEPPRDSDGDGVNDDVDSCPDESGPESRKGCPLRDSDGDGVTDDIDACPSEVGTAARSGCPIRDNDQDGVANEDDRCPDVPAGPSGKNGCPLARIQGNKILILEPINFATDQDILLSESWPILEEVSQMLKTHPEIKRLLVEGHTDSRSSDEYNLELSRRRAASIRVYLEESGVESERLCSQGFGRSRPVADNKNEEGMALNRRVEFTVLPPPAAGEPRCPGEPAEKGPRKKGTKAAPPPAKPAPKP